One part of the Glycine max cultivar Williams 82 chromosome 14, Glycine_max_v4.0, whole genome shotgun sequence genome encodes these proteins:
- the LOC100305449 gene encoding receptor protein kinase-like protein — MEASESALLEWRESLDNQSQASLSSWTSGVSPCRWKGIVCDESISVTAINVTNLGLQGTLHTLNFSSFPKLLTLDISHNSFSGTIPQQIANLSSVSQLIMSANNFSGPIPISMMKLASLSILNLEYNKLSGSIPEEIGEFQNLKSLILQWNQLSGTIPPTIGRLSNLVRVDLTENSISGTIPTSITNLTNLELLQFSNNRLSGSIPSSIGDLVNLTVFEIDDNRISGSIPSNIGNLTKLVSMVIAINMISGSIPTSIGNLVNLQFFVLYENNISGVIPSTFGNLTNLEVFSVFNNKLEGRLTPALNNITNLNIFRPAINSFTGPLPQQICLGGLLESFTAESNYFTGPVPKSLKNCSRLYRLKLNENQLTGNISDVFGVYPELDYVDLSSNNFYGHISPNWAKCPNLTSLKMSNNNLSGGIPPELGQAPNLRVLVLSSNHLTGKFPKELGNLTALLELSIGDNELSGNIPAEIAAWSGITRLELAANNLGGPVPKQVGELRKLLYLNLSKNEFTESIPSEFSQLQSLQDLDLSCNLLNGEIPAALASMQRLETLNLSHNNLSGAIPDFQNSLLNVDISNNQLEGSIPSIPAFLNASFDALKNNKGLCGKASSLVPCHTPPHDKMKRNVIMLALLLSFGALFLLLLVVGISLCIYYRRATKAKKEEDKEEKSQDHYSLWIYDGKIEYKDIIEATEGFDDKYLVGEGGTASVYKAKLPAGQIVAVKKLHAAPNEETPDSKAFSTEVKALAEIKHRNIVKSLGYCLHPRFSFLIYEFLEGGSLDKVLTDDTRATMFDWERRVKVVKGVASALYHMHHGCFPPIVHRDISSKNVLIDLDYEAHISDFGTAKILNPDSQNITAFAGTYGYSAPELAYTMEVNEKCDVFSFGVLCLEIIMGKHPGDLISSLFSSSASNLLLMDVLDQRLPHPVKPIVEQVILIAKLTFACLSENPRFRPSMEQVHNEFVMPKSSSLDPLPMITLGQLSK; from the exons ATGGAAGCAAGTGAAAGTGCTCTACTTGAGTGGAGAGAGAGTCTTGACAACCAAAGCCAAGCTTCTCTGTCTTCATGGACCAGTGGTGTCAGTCCTTGCAGGTGGAAAGGAATCGTTTGTGACGAATCCATCTCTGTGACCGCTATAAATGTTACAAATCTTGGGCTACAAGGTACTCTTCACACTCTCAACTTCTCATCCTTTCCCAAGCTGCTAACTCTGGATATTAGTCACAACAGTTTTAGTGGAACTATTCCTCAGCAAATTGCTAACTTGTCCAGTGTTTCTCAATTGATAATGAGTGCTAATAATTTTAGTGGTCCAATCCCCATTTCCATGATGAAGTTGGCTAGCTTGTCAATTCTAAACTTGGAATACAATAAACTTTCTGGCTCTATTCCTGAGGAGATTGGAGAATTCCAGAACTTGAAGAGTCTAATACTTCAATGGAATCAACTTTCTGGTACCATTCCTCCAACAATTGGAAGGTTGTCCAACCTTGTTAGAGTTGACTTAACAGAGAACTCAATCTCTGGTACAATCCCCACTTCAATTACAAACTTGACAAATTTAGAACTCCTTCAGTTCTCAAACAATAGACTTTCTGGCTCCATTCCATCCTCCATAGGAGACTTGGTCAATTTGACTGTTTTTGAAATCGATGATAATAGAATTTCAGGTTCAATTCCTTCCAATATTGGAAACTTGACAAAGCTGGTCAGTATGGTCATTGCCATTAACATGATTTCTGGATCAATTCCTACCTCCATCGGAAACTTGGTCAATCTACAGTTCTTTGTCCTTTATGAGAACAATATCTCCGGAGTTATTCCTTCCACCTTTGGAAATTTGACAAACCTCGAGGTTTTCAGTGTCTTTAATAACAAACTTGAAGGCAGATTAACACCAGCATTGAATAACATTACCAATTTAAATATCTTTCGACCAGCCATCAATAGTTTCACTGGCCCCTTGCCACAACAAATTTGCCTTGGTGGGCTACTTGAAAGTTTTACTGCTGAAAGTAATTATTTCACGGGTCCAGTTCCAAAAAGCCTGAAAAATTGTTCCCGTCTTTACAGACTCAAACTAAATGAAAACCAGTTGACCGGAAATATATCAGATGTTTTTGGTGTATATCCAGAGTTGGACTACGTTGATCTGAGTAGCAATAACTTTTATGGCCACATTTCACCAAACTGGGCAAAGTGTCCTAATCTCACAAGCCTTAAGATGTCCAACAACAATTTATCTGGTGGTATACCCCCAGAACTCGGCCAGGCACCCAACTTACGAGTACTAGTCTTGTCTTCAAATCATCTAACAGGAAAATTTCCAAAAGAACTTGGGAACTTGACCGCTTTGTTGGAGTTATCAATAGGCGACAATGAACTTTCTGGCAACATTCCTGCCGAAATAGCAGCCTGGTCCGGCATTACACGTCTCGAGCTTGCAGCAAATAATTTAGGTGGCCCGGTTCCAAAACAGGTGGGAGAGTTGCGCAAGTTACTTTACTTGAACTTGAGCAAGAATGAATTCACAGAAAGCATTCCATCAGAATTTAGCCAATTGCAATCTCTTCAAGATCTCGATCTTAGTTGTAATTTGCTAAATGGAGAAATACCAGCAGCACTTGCGAGTATGCAAAGATTGGAAACACTAAACCTCTCACACAACAATCTCTCAGGAGCCATTCCTGATTTTCAGAATAGCTTGTTAAATGTTGACATATCTAACAACCAATTGGAGGGCTCAATTCCTAGCATTCCAGCCTTTCTTAATGCTTCATTTGatgcattgaaaaataataaaggcCTGTGTGGAAAAGCCTCCAGTTTGGTGCCTTGCCACACCCCACCTCatgataaaatgaaaagaaatgtcATCATGCTGGCATTACTCCTTTCTTTCGGCGCtctatttctattattattggTGGTTGGAATTTCTTTATGTATTTACTACCGAAGAGCAACAAAGGCCAAAAAGGAGGaggataaagaagaaaaaagtcagGATCATTATTCCCTTTGGATTTATGATGGAAAAATAGAGTATAAAGATATCATTGAAGCCACAGAGGGGTTTGATGACAAATATCTCGTTGGAGAAGGAGGAACTGCATCTGTTTATAAGGCAAAATTACCCGCAGGACAGATTGTTGCTGTGAAAAAACTTCATGCTGCACCCAACGAGGAAACACCCGATTCAAAAGCTTTTTCAACTGAGGTTAAAGCCTTGGCCGAAATCAAGCACCGTAACATTGTGAAGTCACTAGGATATTGTTTACATCCACgtttttcctttttgatttATGAGTTCCTAGAGGGTGGTAGCTTGGATAAAGTACTAACCGATGATACGCGTGCAACAATGTTTGATTGGGAAAGGAGGGTGAAGGTTGTTAAAGGTGTGGCAAGTGCTTTGTACCATATGCATCATGGTTGCTTTCCTCCTATTGTTCACCGTGACATATCAAGTAAGAATGTTCTTATAGATTTGGATTATGAAGCCCACATCTCTGACTTCGGAACAGCTAAAATTCTGAATCCtgattcacaaaatataaccgCGTTTGCAGGCACATATGGGTATTCTGCACCAG AGCTTGCTTATACTATGGAAGTGAATGAGAAATGTGATGTCTTCAGTTTTGGAGTGCTTTGTTTGGAAATAATAATGGGAAAGCATCCAGGGGATCTCATTTCTTCATTGTTTTCATCATCTGCGTCTAATTTGCTATTAATGGATGTGTTGGACCAGCGACTACCTCATCCAGTGAAGCCAATTGTTGAACAAGTGATCTTGATTGCAAAATTAACATTTGCTTGCTTAAGTGAGAATCCACGCTTTCGCCCAAGTATGGAACAAGTGCATAACGAGTTTGTGATGCCAAAATCATCTTCTTTGGATCCACTCCCCATGATCACACTTGGTCAACTATCTAAATAA